Proteins from a single region of Haloterrigena alkaliphila:
- a CDS encoding NAD(P)/FAD-dependent oxidoreductase produces MTTETDDRDGPVDEFGTDDVDPQFDADVAVVGGGPAGCSAGVFTARAGLETTIFDRGSSSLRRCACLENYLGFPGGIDVETFLELAQDHATDAGCRLRRDLVESVVALEDAGFRLEPQDGDPITARFVIAATKYDGEYLRGLDSDDAVFVSETHDGEAVERFDRDYPDDDGRTPVDGLYVAGPLAGGGDQAIIAAGHGATIARALLEDLRRADGYWGRFAEHYDWRRLLENRDEEWADSERWVDLFAADAPDDREESEVRRLAEAYADERDAAYLDDETASTRAERGQRRLARALDDEILLEAVDEDAILERATTLERTGTPADDAGGVDD; encoded by the coding sequence CGCCGACGTCGCCGTGGTCGGCGGCGGCCCCGCCGGCTGCTCGGCCGGCGTCTTCACCGCCCGCGCTGGCCTCGAGACGACGATCTTCGACCGCGGTTCCTCCTCGCTGCGCCGGTGTGCCTGCCTCGAGAACTACCTCGGCTTCCCCGGCGGGATCGACGTCGAGACGTTCCTCGAGTTGGCGCAGGACCACGCGACGGACGCGGGCTGTCGGCTCCGGCGCGACCTCGTCGAGTCCGTCGTCGCGCTCGAGGACGCGGGATTTCGACTCGAGCCACAGGACGGCGATCCGATCACAGCGCGGTTCGTGATCGCGGCGACGAAGTACGACGGCGAGTACCTCCGGGGGCTCGACAGCGACGACGCCGTGTTCGTCAGCGAGACGCACGACGGTGAGGCGGTCGAGCGGTTCGACCGCGACTATCCGGACGACGACGGTCGGACGCCGGTCGACGGGCTCTACGTCGCCGGCCCGCTAGCCGGCGGCGGCGATCAGGCGATCATCGCGGCCGGCCACGGCGCGACGATCGCCCGCGCGCTGCTCGAGGATCTGCGCCGAGCGGACGGATACTGGGGGCGGTTCGCGGAGCACTACGACTGGCGGCGCCTGCTCGAGAACCGAGACGAGGAGTGGGCCGACTCCGAGCGGTGGGTCGACCTGTTCGCGGCCGACGCGCCCGACGACCGCGAGGAGAGCGAGGTCCGACGACTCGCCGAAGCCTACGCCGACGAACGCGACGCGGCCTATCTCGACGACGAGACCGCATCGACGCGAGCCGAACGCGGCCAACGACGGCTCGCGCGGGCGCTCGACGACGAGATCCTGCTCGAGGCCGTCGACGAGGACGCGATCCTCGAGCGGGCGACGACCCTCGAGCGCACCGGGACCCCCGCGGACGACGCTGGCGGGGTCGACGACTGA